CATTTTAGACTGGCTTGAAGATATGTCAAAGGATGACCCGGTCCAGTCAGATGATCCTTTGCTGAGATTGGCGGGCGCCTTTTCTTCAGATGTCGCCGATGTATTGTAGAGACAGGGCATGCCTTGTCTCTACGGCCGAAAACCCGAACGTGGCATAAAAATAATCATTTCGCTTGAATGCCACCGTGATGGTATTCTATATAATACCACATGAAAATTGTAATCGACACGAATGTTTTGGTGGCGGCATTAAGATCCCGCCGAGTCGCATCCTTTAAGCTCGTATCGATTCTGCCAAATGATAAGTTTTCGATCTCTATTTCAGTTCCTTTGGTTCTCGAGTATGAGGATGCGTTGAAGCGCTTGGAACTACATGATGTCACAGAACAGGACATAGGGGATTTTGTCGATTATCTGTGTGAAATTGGCCATCATGAAGAAATATTTTTTCTCTGGCGTCCTTTTCTGTCTGATCCGCATGACGATCATGTGTTGGAAGTCGCTGTCGCGGCGGGATGCGATGCGATTATCACTTATAATAAGCGCGATTTCCGGGGCGTTGGACGATTCGGTCTGAGGGTTCTCGACCCCAGGGAACTTCTTTCCGAGACAGGAGTGATACCATGGGCGCGTTAACTTTACGACTGCCGAATTCTTTGCATGAACAAACTCGTCGACTGGCCAAACGGGAGGGGATCTCCATTAACCAGTTCATCGCTTCAGCGACTGCGGAAAAAATAACGGCGCTGCTGACTGAGGAGTATCTGAATAAAAGGGCGCGCGGGGCATCGCGGGAAAAGTTTCAAACTGTGCTGGATAAAGTCCCTGATATTGAGCCTGAAAACCATGACAAGCTTTAGCTTTTCGTCCGCAGGAATGATTCAGGCAGGATTTACTTCGGCCATGCATGATGCATAAATCGGAAATCCAATTGACAATTTATGCACATTCTGACAGCAGCCCATCCACATGATTCCCGCGTTTTAGGAAGTTGCCAGAATATCATAAAGACAATGCCGAATTTCACTCAAGCCATAAGAGAATGGCTCAGTATGAGGGAATAAAAGGGCTCTATGCCGACACGGTAAATTGATTCTAAAATAAAAATACGCGTATTTAAAGGGATTTGACATCTTCTTTTTTCATGCGTGAAGAAAAATAATCAATATTTACAGTTTATTATAAGAGATCGGAATTCCCCGAAAAAATATTCAGGGATTTAATCGAAAAGACATCTAAACCCTTATCATTATTATGTTTGAGGTTTAGAATCAATTTACCCTGCTATGCCGATCACCCACTTGACAACCAGCCCTCACTCCGTTATTTTAAATTCACAGATAAATTAAAATAAGAAAACCAATTAATCCAAAAACTGAAATAAGGCCATGAAACGGGACCTGCAAGGACATTACATCACCATTTCGACGGTTGGAGAAAAGGCGAAAGCCTTTGCGCCGGCGCCGCTGCCGCCGGACCCGCCCATTGCGTGGTCGGCTGAACTCAGGGAAAAGTTCGATCAGGCCCTGCTGGCGCTTGGGCGCCTGGACGGCGTGTCGGCGCTGCTCCCTGACACATCGCTTTTCCTTTACATGTATGTGCGCAAGGAGGCGGTTCTGTCCTCAATGATCGAA
This window of the Candidatus Desulfarcum epimagneticum genome carries:
- a CDS encoding conserved hypothetical protein (Evidence 4 : Unknown function but conserved in other organisms), coding for MKIVIDTNVLVAALRSRRVASFKLVSILPNDKFSISISVPLVLEYEDALKRLELHDVTEQDIGDFVDYLCEIGHHEEIFFLWRPFLSDPHDDHVLEVAVAAGCDAIITYNKRDFRGVGRFGLRVLDPRELLSETGVIPWAR
- a CDS encoding conserved hypothetical protein (Evidence 4 : Unknown function but conserved in other organisms), which codes for MGALTLRLPNSLHEQTRRLAKREGISINQFIASATAEKITALLTEEYLNKRARGASREKFQTVLDKVPDIEPENHDKL